The following coding sequences are from one Gossypium hirsutum isolate 1008001.06 chromosome A12, Gossypium_hirsutum_v2.1, whole genome shotgun sequence window:
- the LOC107898975 gene encoding uncharacterized protein, translating to MVPIVLTQMATGLGVLAGAVFVKSVMDQKPMAGPFQRCPTCNGTGRVSCICSRWSDGDVGCRTCSGSGRRACSSCGGSGTGRPIPVQLIVRQPTNRSF from the coding sequence ATGGTTCCCATCGTGTTGACCCAGATGGCTACCGGTTTGGGTGTATTGGCCGGGGCCGTTTTTGTCAAATCGGTCATGGACCAGAAACCCATGGCCGGACCGTTCCAGAGATGCCCCACTTGCAACGGCACAGGGCGTGTCTCGTGTATTTGTTCCCGCTGGTCGGATGGCGATGTCGGTTGTCGGACTTGCTCGGGGTCGGGTCGCAGGGCTTGTAGCAGTTGCGGCGGATCAGGTACGGGCCGCCCCATTCCGGTCCAACTCATTGTGCGTCAACCAACCAATCGAAGCTTCTAA
- the LOC107898966 gene encoding chlorophyll a-b binding protein 7, chloroplastic: protein MATVCASSAVAAVAISSPSSQRSGSVVRTTKASFLTGKKLRSVKKYTKPAAVRTVPVCAVADPDRPLWFPGSTPPPWLDGSLPGDFGFDPLGLGSDPETLRWNVQAELVHCRWAMLGAAGIFIPEFLTKIGILNTPSWYSAGTEEYFTDTTTLFIVELIFIGWAEGRRWADILKPGCVNTDPIFPNNKLTGTDVGYPGGLWFDPLGWGTGSPEKIKELRTKEIKNGRLAMLAVMGAWFQHIYTGTGPIDNLFDHLADPGHATIFAAFTPK, encoded by the exons ATGGCCACTGTTTGTGCTTCTTCTGCCGTTGCAGCCGTTGCCATCTCATCCCCCAG TTCCCAGAGGAGTGGATCAGTAGTGAGGACAACAAAGGCTTCTTTCCTTACAGGGAAGAAACTTCGATCAGTCAAAAAGTACACAAAACCAGCAGCAGTCCGAACCGTTCCGGTGTGTGCAGTGGCTGACCCCGACCGACCTCTTTGGTTCCCAGGCAGTACTCCTCCTCCATGGCTCGATGGCAGCCTCCCTGGAGACTTCGGTTTTGATCCTCTAGGCCTTG gaTCAGACCCTGAGACCTTGAGATGGAACGTACAGGCAGAGCTCGTCCATTGCAGATGGGCAATGTTAGGAGCCGCTGGGATTTTCATCCCAGAGTTCCTAACCAAAATTGGCATTTTAAACACTCCATCATGGTACTCTGCTGGAACCGAGGAATACTTCACTGACACCACCACCCTCTTCATCGTTGAGCTTATTTTCATCGGGTGGGCAGAAGGGAGAAGATGGGCTGACATTCTCAAGCCTGGGTGCGTAAACACTGACCCCATCTTCCCTAACAACAAGCTCACGGGCACCGATGTTGGGTACCCTGGTGGGCTGTGGTTCGACCCTCTAGGTTGGGGAACTGGTTCCCCTGAGAAGATCAAGGAGTTGAGGACTAAAGAGATCAAGAATGGTCGATTGGCTATGTTGGCGGTAATGGGTGCTTGGTTCCAACACATCTATACTGGCACTGGACCCATTGACAACCTTTTCGACCACCTCGCCGATCCTGGTCACGCCACCATTTTTGCT GCTTTCACTCCCAAGTGA